The Vibrio tarriae genome includes a window with the following:
- the lolD gene encoding lipoprotein-releasing ABC transporter ATP-binding protein LolD: MNNLLRCHQVCKTYQEGELQTQVLKGVSFELKRGELVSIIGSSGSGKSTLLHILGALDDASEGQVEFLGQSLHQLSSNKQAKIRNQHLGFVYQFHHLLADFSALENVAMPLLIGGMNVAKAKAKAQSLLERVGLGHRVAHRPSELSGGERQRVAIARALVNKPDLVLADEPTGNLDHKTALSIYDLMRELNRESGTAFLVVTHDGELAAKMDRHMHMKDGLLTDITGA, translated from the coding sequence ATGAATAACCTTTTACGTTGTCATCAGGTTTGCAAAACCTATCAAGAAGGGGAGTTGCAAACTCAGGTTCTTAAAGGGGTGAGTTTTGAGCTTAAACGCGGTGAGTTGGTCTCAATCATCGGCTCTTCTGGCTCAGGCAAAAGTACCTTACTGCATATTTTGGGGGCACTGGATGATGCCAGTGAAGGGCAAGTGGAGTTTCTTGGCCAGTCTTTGCATCAGTTAAGTTCGAATAAGCAAGCGAAGATCCGCAATCAGCACTTGGGATTTGTTTATCAGTTTCACCATTTGCTGGCGGATTTTTCTGCTTTAGAAAATGTGGCGATGCCGCTCTTAATCGGTGGCATGAATGTGGCCAAAGCCAAAGCGAAGGCGCAGAGCCTGCTTGAGCGAGTGGGCTTAGGCCATCGCGTGGCGCATCGTCCATCGGAATTATCTGGTGGCGAAAGACAACGCGTCGCCATTGCTCGCGCGTTAGTCAATAAACCGGATTTGGTGCTGGCCGATGAACCGACGGGCAATCTGGACCATAAAACGGCGCTGTCGATTTACGATTTGATGCGTGAGTTGAACCGCGAATCCGGTACCGCCTTTTTAGTGGTCACTCACGATGGTGAGTTGGCGGCGAAAATGGATCGTCACATGCACATGAAAGATGGGCTGCTAACCGATATCACGGGGGCTTAA
- the lolE gene encoding lipoprotein-releasing ABC transporter permease subunit LolE, producing MFSSLALFIGGRFSRAKQRNKMVSFISLSSTIGIAVGVAVIIIGLSAMNGFERELQTRVLSVIPHGEFEGVRGPVERWPDLMAQAARHPQIVAAAPYVKITALAESGTQLKAIEVRGVDPQREQAVSRLSQFITAQAWQEFRPGQQQVILGQGVAEKLGVQVGDFITLMIPSATSGGKVQAPKRVRVKVSGLLALNGQIDHSLALLPLEDAQAYAHLGSGVTGISVKVADVLQATQIVRDVGNQLSEHVYLHSWQQKYGFLYRDIQLVRTIMYLVMVLVIGVASFNIVSTLMMAVKDRAGEIAILRTMGATDGLIKRIFVWQGVFSGVLGSVVGSVLGVVVAFNLTPLIKGLEHLIGHQFLSGDIYFVDFLPSQVEWADVVLVSGTAIVLSLLATWYPARRASRLNPAQVLSSK from the coding sequence GTGTTTTCCTCTCTCGCTCTGTTTATTGGCGGGCGCTTTAGTCGCGCTAAACAACGCAACAAAATGGTGTCGTTTATTTCGCTGTCGTCCACGATTGGGATTGCGGTTGGGGTGGCGGTGATCATCATCGGCCTTTCGGCGATGAATGGTTTTGAGCGTGAATTGCAAACCCGTGTTCTGTCCGTTATCCCACATGGGGAATTTGAGGGCGTGCGCGGACCTGTCGAACGCTGGCCTGATTTAATGGCGCAAGCTGCGCGTCATCCACAAATTGTTGCGGCAGCGCCGTATGTGAAGATCACAGCACTTGCCGAAAGTGGCACTCAGCTTAAAGCGATTGAAGTGCGCGGTGTGGATCCGCAGCGTGAGCAAGCCGTATCTCGCTTGTCGCAGTTTATTACCGCGCAGGCGTGGCAAGAGTTTCGCCCTGGTCAGCAGCAGGTGATTTTAGGCCAAGGCGTTGCAGAGAAATTAGGCGTGCAAGTCGGTGATTTCATTACCTTGATGATCCCAAGTGCCACCAGTGGTGGCAAGGTACAAGCACCGAAGCGGGTACGGGTGAAAGTCAGTGGTTTATTGGCACTGAACGGGCAGATTGATCACAGCTTAGCGTTACTGCCGTTAGAAGATGCCCAAGCATACGCGCACTTAGGCAGTGGTGTTACTGGTATCTCCGTTAAGGTGGCGGACGTGCTGCAAGCAACGCAGATCGTACGTGATGTGGGCAATCAACTGAGCGAACACGTCTATCTGCACAGTTGGCAGCAAAAGTACGGCTTTTTGTATCGCGATATTCAGTTGGTGCGCACCATTATGTACTTAGTGATGGTACTGGTGATTGGGGTCGCGAGCTTTAACATCGTCTCGACTCTGATGATGGCGGTAAAAGATCGCGCAGGCGAAATCGCTATTTTGCGCACTATGGGCGCGACCGATGGCTTGATCAAACGTATTTTCGTCTGGCAAGGGGTATTTTCTGGGGTTCTGGGTAGCGTGGTCGGCAGTGTATTGGGTGTGGTTGTCGCCTTTAATTTAACGCCTTTGATCAAAGGGTTAGAACATCTGATTGGCCATCAGTTTTTATCCGGTGATATCTATTTCGTTGATTTTCTTCCTTCACAGGTTGAGTGGGCAGATGTAGTGCTGGTTTCGGGGACGGCGATTGTGCTCAGTTTGCTGGCGACTTGGTATCCCGCGCGGCGCGCAAGCCGACTCAATCCTGCGCAAGTGTTGAGTAGTAAATAA
- a CDS encoding DUF2062 domain-containing protein, with protein sequence MPRKFIKRFMPDHDVIKRQKALRVFGNVLYNPNLWCLNRRSAAGAFAVGLFMAFVPLPSQMIMAAGLAIVLGVNLPLSIALVWITNPITMPVIFYFTYKLGAWLMGTPAQSFHFELTWEFLLNQMSTIGPPFLLGCAVCAVLASLIGYFGIRGLWRYSVVRSWQKRRTSKMPENLP encoded by the coding sequence ATGCCAAGAAAATTCATTAAACGGTTTATGCCTGACCACGATGTGATCAAACGCCAAAAAGCGCTGCGCGTGTTTGGTAATGTGCTGTATAACCCAAACCTTTGGTGCTTAAACCGCCGCTCTGCCGCTGGCGCGTTTGCGGTGGGTCTGTTTATGGCCTTTGTGCCGCTGCCAAGCCAAATGATCATGGCCGCAGGCCTAGCCATAGTACTGGGGGTCAACCTACCGCTTTCCATCGCCTTGGTGTGGATCACCAACCCAATCACTATGCCGGTTATCTTCTATTTCACATACAAGCTCGGCGCATGGTTGATGGGAACTCCCGCTCAATCCTTCCATTTTGAGCTGACTTGGGAATTTTTACTCAATCAAATGAGCACCATTGGACCACCGTTCTTACTCGGCTGCGCAGTTTGCGCGGTGTTGGCATCGTTAATTGGTTACTTTGGGATTCGCGGTTTGTGGCGTTACTCCGTTGTACGCAGTTGGCAAAAACGTCGCACCAGTAAAATGCCGGAGAATCTGCCTTAA
- a CDS encoding DNA internalization-related competence protein ComEC/Rec2 encodes MGLLGYYRAGRQFLGFVVAILTIVLQGNLIRDQSNVLYQVGPDIIIKGRVDSFFTQTRYAYEGFVLIHEVNGQTLNRLMRPRIRLSAPLLLQPNDQISFSVTLKPIVGRLNQTGFDLEAHYMAQSIIARAVVKPDTAYQIVQESDIRSSLFFKLEQLTHTSPYQGLILALTFGERKGIDEQEWQTLRNSGLIHLVAISGLHIGIAFSVGYFLGLGMMRLHAQLLWSPFVCGALLAVLYAWLAGFTLPTQRALIMCLLNVALVMLAFPLSALKRILLTLGAVLLWSPFASLSNSFWMSFLAVAIVLYQLASQSQRQVWWKALLWAQVFLVCLMAPVTAYFFGGLSVTAVLYNLVFIPWFSLVIVPALFLGLLLMVVWPSVAAAYWPWVDWTFLPLDWALQFADVGWWVVPSKVQGVVAASVAILLLYRFMSLKACSLLLGMIGLWWCFPSLTPLWRMDVLDVGHGLAIMIEQDERAIVYDTGSSWPGGSYVQSVIEPMLQQRGLRQVEGVILSHLDNDHAGDWQGLAERWQPDWIRASQLGTEFMPCIRGESWQWQSLHFTVLWPPQAVSRAYNQHSCVIRMTDPQSNHSVLLSGDVTAMGEWLLARDGALLQSDVMIVPHHGSKTSSTAEFIAKVNPKLAIASVAKDNRWNLPNPQVVARYQAQQVEWLDTGQAGQISLFFYPDQLDWFTQRSLGWEPWYRQMLRKGVE; translated from the coding sequence ATGGGTTTACTCGGTTATTACCGGGCTGGCCGTCAATTCCTTGGCTTCGTGGTTGCCATACTAACCATCGTGTTACAGGGCAACCTTATACGAGATCAATCCAATGTGCTCTATCAAGTAGGGCCGGATATTATCATAAAAGGCCGTGTTGACAGCTTTTTTACGCAAACTCGTTACGCTTATGAGGGTTTTGTCCTCATTCATGAGGTGAATGGACAAACCTTAAACAGATTGATGCGTCCTCGTATACGTTTAAGTGCACCTTTACTGTTACAACCTAATGATCAGATCTCGTTTTCGGTTACCCTTAAACCGATAGTGGGTCGTCTCAATCAAACCGGTTTTGACCTTGAAGCCCATTACATGGCGCAATCTATCATCGCACGAGCGGTGGTAAAACCTGACACTGCATATCAAATTGTGCAAGAGAGTGACATAAGGTCAAGTTTGTTCTTTAAGCTTGAACAACTAACACATACCAGCCCATATCAAGGGTTGATTTTGGCCCTGACGTTTGGTGAGCGAAAAGGCATTGATGAGCAAGAGTGGCAAACCTTGCGCAATAGCGGCTTAATTCATTTAGTGGCGATTTCGGGGCTGCACATTGGTATCGCTTTTAGCGTGGGTTATTTTCTCGGGCTCGGCATGATGCGTCTTCATGCTCAGTTATTGTGGTCCCCTTTTGTGTGTGGGGCTTTACTGGCGGTGCTCTACGCTTGGCTTGCCGGATTTACGTTGCCTACTCAGCGTGCATTGATCATGTGCTTACTCAATGTGGCGTTGGTCATGTTGGCTTTTCCTCTTTCCGCGCTCAAGCGGATTCTACTCACCTTAGGCGCGGTCTTGCTTTGGTCGCCATTCGCCTCACTTTCAAACAGTTTTTGGATGTCGTTTTTGGCGGTTGCGATTGTACTTTACCAATTAGCAAGTCAAAGCCAGCGTCAGGTATGGTGGAAAGCTCTGCTTTGGGCGCAGGTGTTCCTCGTCTGTTTAATGGCTCCGGTCACTGCCTATTTTTTCGGTGGCTTAAGCGTAACGGCAGTACTGTACAATTTGGTGTTTATTCCTTGGTTTTCGTTGGTGATTGTCCCAGCTTTGTTTTTGGGCCTATTACTCATGGTGGTATGGCCCAGTGTAGCCGCCGCTTACTGGCCTTGGGTGGATTGGACGTTTTTACCGCTCGATTGGGCTTTGCAGTTTGCCGATGTAGGCTGGTGGGTGGTACCCAGCAAAGTACAAGGTGTGGTCGCGGCGAGTGTGGCCATCCTCTTGCTTTATCGATTTATGAGCCTAAAAGCCTGCAGCTTATTATTGGGTATGATTGGCTTATGGTGGTGCTTTCCCTCCCTAACTCCGCTTTGGCGAATGGACGTGCTGGATGTTGGGCATGGCTTGGCCATTATGATTGAGCAAGATGAGCGAGCGATAGTCTACGACACGGGCAGCAGTTGGCCGGGAGGCAGTTATGTGCAAAGTGTGATTGAGCCTATGCTCCAACAGCGTGGACTGCGTCAAGTCGAAGGGGTGATTTTAAGTCATCTTGATAATGATCATGCGGGTGATTGGCAAGGTTTAGCTGAACGCTGGCAACCCGATTGGATTCGCGCCAGCCAACTCGGGACAGAGTTTATGCCTTGCATCCGTGGTGAAAGCTGGCAGTGGCAATCTCTGCATTTTACGGTGTTATGGCCACCACAAGCGGTTAGCCGAGCGTACAACCAGCATTCGTGTGTGATTCGTATGACTGATCCGCAGTCTAACCATTCTGTACTGCTATCCGGAGATGTCACAGCCATGGGCGAATGGCTACTCGCCCGCGATGGAGCTCTGCTGCAAAGTGATGTGATGATCGTGCCGCACCACGGCAGTAAGACTTCATCCACCGCAGAATTCATTGCCAAAGTGAATCCCAAGCTTGCGATTGCTTCTGTGGCGAAAGATAACCGCTGGAATTTGCCCAATCCGCAAGTCGTAGCACGTTATCAAGCTCAGCAAGTTGAGTGGTTAGATACCGGACAAGCCGGGCAAATTAGTCTCTTTTTCTATCCAGATCAGTTGGATTGGTTTACCCAGCGCAGCCTTGGCTGGGAGCCTTGGTATAGGCAGATGCTGCGTAAAGGAGTAGAATGA
- the msbA gene encoding lipid A ABC transporter ATP-binding protein/permease MsbA: MSLHSDETTWQTFKRLWTYIRLYKAGLAVAVVALIINAVADTYMISLLKPLLDEGFGNAESNFLRILPFMILGLMFLRGLSGFASSYCLSWVSGNVVMQMRRRLFNHFMHMPVRFFDQESTGGLLSRITYDSEQVAGATSRALVSIVREGASIIGLLTLMFWNSWQLSLVLIVVAPVVAFAISFVSKRFRKISRNMQTAMGHVTSSAEQMLKGHKVVLSYGGQKVERKRFDHVSNSMRQQTMKLVSAQSIADPVIQMIASLALFAVLFLASVDSIRAELTPGTFTVVFSAMFGLMRPLKALTSVTSEFQRGMAACQTLFGLMDLETERDNGKYEADRVKGEVEVKDVTFTYQGKEKPALSHVSFSIPQGKTVALVGRSGSGKSTIANLFTRFYDVDSGSICLDGHDVRDYKLTNLRRHFALVSQNVHLFNDTIANNIAYAAEGEYTREQIEQAARQAHAMEFIENMPQGLDTVIGENGTSLSGGQRQRVAIARALLRDAPVLILDEATSALDTESERAIQAALDELQKNKTVLVIAHRLSTIEQADEILVVDEGEIIERGRHADLLAQDGAYAQLHRIQFGE; this comes from the coding sequence ATGTCACTTCACTCTGACGAAACGACTTGGCAGACCTTTAAGCGTCTGTGGACTTATATCCGCTTATACAAAGCGGGCCTTGCGGTTGCGGTTGTCGCACTTATTATTAACGCCGTTGCTGATACTTATATGATTTCTTTATTAAAACCTTTGTTGGATGAAGGTTTTGGTAATGCAGAATCCAACTTCCTGCGCATTCTGCCATTTATGATTTTAGGCTTAATGTTTCTGCGTGGTTTAAGTGGATTTGCCTCTTCTTACTGTTTGAGCTGGGTGTCCGGCAACGTAGTGATGCAAATGCGTCGCCGCTTATTTAACCATTTTATGCACATGCCAGTGCGCTTTTTCGACCAAGAGTCGACAGGCGGTTTGCTATCGCGCATCACATACGACTCAGAGCAAGTGGCTGGCGCGACCAGCCGTGCGTTAGTCAGTATTGTACGTGAAGGGGCGAGCATTATTGGCTTGCTCACCTTGATGTTTTGGAATAGCTGGCAACTCTCTTTGGTACTGATTGTAGTCGCACCAGTGGTGGCCTTTGCGATTAGCTTTGTTTCTAAGCGTTTTCGCAAGATTTCGCGCAACATGCAAACGGCTATGGGGCATGTGACTTCATCGGCAGAGCAGATGCTCAAGGGCCATAAAGTGGTACTGAGCTACGGTGGTCAAAAAGTCGAGCGCAAACGTTTCGATCATGTCAGTAACAGCATGCGCCAGCAAACCATGAAACTGGTATCGGCACAATCGATTGCTGACCCTGTGATTCAAATGATTGCCTCACTTGCCCTGTTTGCGGTGCTATTTTTAGCAAGTGTCGATTCGATTCGCGCTGAGTTGACTCCGGGGACATTCACAGTGGTGTTCTCGGCCATGTTTGGCCTCATGCGCCCACTCAAAGCTTTGACCAGCGTAACATCGGAATTTCAGCGTGGTATGGCGGCTTGCCAAACCTTGTTTGGTTTGATGGATCTCGAAACCGAGCGTGATAATGGCAAATATGAAGCGGATCGCGTCAAAGGTGAAGTGGAAGTGAAAGACGTAACTTTCACCTACCAAGGCAAAGAAAAACCTGCGTTATCCCATGTTTCGTTCTCGATTCCGCAAGGGAAAACGGTCGCTCTAGTTGGCCGTTCTGGCTCAGGTAAATCGACCATCGCTAATCTGTTTACTCGTTTCTATGATGTCGACAGTGGATCGATCTGTCTTGATGGGCACGATGTGCGTGATTACAAGCTGACCAATTTGCGTCGTCACTTTGCCTTGGTTTCGCAAAACGTACATCTGTTTAACGACACCATCGCCAATAACATCGCTTACGCTGCCGAAGGTGAATACACCCGCGAGCAGATTGAGCAAGCCGCACGTCAAGCCCATGCGATGGAGTTTATTGAAAACATGCCGCAAGGTTTGGATACCGTGATCGGTGAGAATGGCACCAGTTTATCTGGCGGTCAGCGTCAGCGAGTGGCGATTGCTCGCGCATTGCTGCGCGATGCGCCTGTGCTGATCCTTGATGAAGCGACCTCAGCACTGGATACTGAATCGGAGCGTGCCATTCAAGCGGCGTTAGATGAGCTGCAGAAAAATAAAACCGTGCTGGTGATTGCGCACCGTTTATCTACCATCGAACAAGCAGATGAAATCCTTGTGGTCGATGAAGGTGAAATCATTGAGCGTGGTCGCCATGCTGATCTGTTGGCGCAAGATGGCGCATACGCTCAGCTTCATCGCATCCAGTTTGGTGAATAG
- the lpxK gene encoding tetraacyldisaccharide 4'-kinase, with protein MIEKIWFHRHPLGYLLWPLLWPFSVLFGVISRSRRKAYQTGDKPSYRAPLPVVVVGNITAGGNGKTPVVVWLVETLQNLGYRPGVVSRGYGAKAPSYPLVVNEQTPAQHCGDEPKLIFQRTKAPVAVDPVRSQAVKALLEHGVNVIVTDDGLQHYALQRDIEIAVVDGVRRFGNQQLIPLGPLREPVSRLDEVDFIITNGGVAKANEIAMRLQPTDAVNLKTGEPCAVSKLTRLCAMAGIGHPSRFFNTLRELNADLVHCQGFADHQAFDAAQLNQLAQQGDHLIMTEKDAVKCAEFAQPNWWYLPVSAQFAPEAEQRIVDKIKEVMEPYGSPSA; from the coding sequence GTGATAGAAAAGATCTGGTTTCACCGCCATCCATTAGGTTATCTGTTATGGCCACTGTTGTGGCCATTCAGCGTACTGTTTGGGGTCATCAGCCGCTCACGGCGTAAAGCATATCAAACGGGCGACAAACCCTCTTACCGTGCACCCTTACCCGTGGTCGTGGTGGGTAACATTACAGCCGGTGGTAATGGCAAAACCCCAGTTGTGGTTTGGTTGGTGGAAACGCTGCAAAACCTTGGCTATCGGCCGGGGGTCGTTTCACGTGGTTATGGCGCTAAAGCGCCCAGCTATCCGCTCGTGGTTAATGAGCAAACGCCAGCTCAGCATTGCGGTGATGAGCCGAAACTCATTTTTCAGCGTACCAAAGCGCCTGTAGCGGTAGACCCTGTACGCAGCCAAGCGGTAAAAGCGCTGCTTGAACACGGGGTCAATGTCATCGTTACGGATGATGGTTTGCAGCACTATGCGCTGCAGCGCGATATTGAAATTGCAGTAGTGGATGGCGTTCGCCGTTTCGGTAACCAGCAATTGATCCCTTTAGGTCCTCTGCGTGAACCTGTCAGCCGACTCGATGAAGTCGATTTCATTATCACTAATGGTGGCGTGGCAAAGGCCAATGAAATCGCAATGCGTCTGCAACCGACGGATGCGGTGAATCTTAAGACGGGTGAACCCTGTGCAGTGAGTAAGCTAACTCGCTTGTGCGCCATGGCAGGGATTGGCCATCCTTCCCGATTTTTTAATACTTTGCGTGAACTCAATGCCGATTTAGTTCATTGCCAAGGTTTTGCCGATCATCAAGCCTTTGATGCTGCTCAGTTAAATCAACTGGCGCAGCAAGGCGATCATCTGATCATGACAGAAAAAGATGCCGTAAAATGCGCTGAGTTTGCCCAGCCAAATTGGTGGTATCTGCCCGTTTCGGCTCAGTTTGCTCCAGAAGCGGAGCAGCGTATTGTGGACAAAATTAAAGAGGTAATGGAACCGTATGGATCACCGTCTGCTTGA
- a CDS encoding Trm112 family protein has protein sequence MDHRLLEIVACPVCKGKLTYDKDRQELICKLDRLAYPIKEGIPVLLEPEARSMSMDEGR, from the coding sequence ATGGATCACCGTCTGCTTGAAATCGTCGCTTGCCCAGTGTGTAAAGGTAAGCTGACTTACGATAAAGATCGCCAAGAGCTGATTTGTAAGCTGGATCGTCTGGCTTATCCCATCAAAGAAGGCATTCCTGTGCTTTTAGAGCCGGAAGCTCGCAGCATGAGCATGGATGAGGGACGCTAA
- the kdsB gene encoding 3-deoxy-manno-octulosonate cytidylyltransferase: MSFTVVIPARYQSTRLPGKPLADIGGKPMIQWVYEQAMQAGADRVIIATDDERVEQAVQAFSGVVCMTSPNHQSGTERLAEVVAKMAIPAAHIVVNVQGDEPLIPPAIIRQVADNLAACSAPMATLAVEIEDEAEVFNPNAVKVITDKNGYALYFSRATIPWDRDNFAKADKAIVQPLLRHIGIYAYRAGFINTYLDWQPSQLEKIECLEQLRVLWHGEKIHVAVALEAPPAGVDTPEDLEVVRRIVAERAQ, translated from the coding sequence ATGTCATTTACTGTCGTGATCCCTGCGCGTTACCAATCCACGCGCTTACCGGGTAAGCCTCTCGCTGACATTGGCGGCAAGCCAATGATTCAGTGGGTATATGAGCAAGCCATGCAAGCGGGAGCCGACCGCGTGATCATTGCAACCGACGATGAGCGTGTTGAACAAGCGGTTCAAGCTTTCAGTGGTGTGGTGTGTATGACTTCGCCGAATCATCAATCTGGCACAGAACGTCTGGCGGAAGTGGTGGCGAAAATGGCGATTCCCGCCGCTCACATTGTGGTGAATGTGCAGGGTGATGAACCTTTGATCCCACCAGCGATTATCCGCCAAGTCGCGGATAACTTAGCGGCATGCAGCGCGCCGATGGCAACGTTGGCGGTGGAAATTGAAGATGAAGCGGAAGTGTTCAACCCGAATGCGGTGAAAGTGATCACCGATAAAAACGGTTATGCGCTGTACTTCAGTCGTGCCACGATTCCTTGGGATCGTGATAACTTCGCTAAAGCGGATAAAGCTATCGTTCAGCCTTTGCTACGCCATATCGGCATCTATGCCTACCGCGCAGGCTTTATCAATACCTATCTGGATTGGCAGCCAAGCCAGCTTGAAAAGATTGAATGTTTAGAGCAACTTCGTGTGTTGTGGCATGGTGAGAAAATCCATGTTGCGGTTGCGTTAGAAGCACCGCCAGCAGGGGTGGACACGCCGGAAGATTTAGAAGTGGTGCGACGCATCGTGGCTGAGCGTGCGCAGTAG
- a CDS encoding SpoVR family protein: protein MTTKAKAAPKRKATNSKRLPDGPDWTFELIERYHQEIRRVAELYRLDTYPNQIEIITSEQMMDAYSSIGMPINYNHWSFGKKFIQTEQTYKHGQMGLAYEIVINSDPCIAYLMEENTVTMQALVMAHACYGHNSFFKGNYLFQTWTDASSIIDYLLFAKNYIAECEQKFGVNEVEKLLDSCHALMNYGVDRYKRPEKISIAEEKARQEEREAYLQSQVNALWRTVPKKAVEQEKQRRFPSEPQENILYFIEKHAPLLEPWQREIVRIVRKVSQYFYPQKQTQVMNEGWATFWHYTILNHLYDEGLLSDKFMLEFLHSHTSVVAQPPYNSRYFSGINPYALGFAMFRDIKRICEEPTEEDKEWFPELAGANWLDALHFAMRNFKDESFISQYLSPKLIRDFKFFAICDDDRKNHIEISAIHDDLGYQQIREKLAAQYNLSNLEPNIQVYSVDVRGDRSLTLQYVPHDRIPLDPSYEEVLKHLHRLWGFEVKLEEVKDTGRREILATCPKKNDSESRI, encoded by the coding sequence ATGACTACCAAAGCCAAAGCCGCACCTAAGCGTAAAGCAACGAACAGTAAGCGACTGCCCGATGGCCCAGATTGGACGTTTGAACTGATCGAGCGCTACCACCAAGAAATCCGTCGTGTGGCAGAGCTTTATCGTTTGGACACTTACCCAAACCAGATTGAGATCATCACCTCAGAGCAGATGATGGATGCCTATTCCAGCATCGGCATGCCGATCAACTACAACCACTGGTCGTTTGGTAAAAAATTCATTCAAACCGAGCAAACCTACAAACATGGCCAGATGGGGTTGGCATACGAGATTGTGATTAACTCCGATCCTTGTATCGCCTATCTGATGGAAGAAAACACCGTAACCATGCAAGCGCTGGTGATGGCGCATGCCTGTTACGGCCACAACTCCTTCTTCAAAGGCAACTATCTATTCCAAACTTGGACAGATGCCAGCTCGATCATCGATTACCTGCTGTTTGCCAAAAACTACATTGCTGAGTGTGAGCAGAAATTTGGCGTGAACGAAGTGGAAAAGCTGCTCGACTCTTGCCATGCCTTAATGAATTACGGGGTTGACCGTTATAAACGTCCCGAAAAAATCTCGATTGCCGAAGAAAAAGCACGTCAAGAAGAGCGCGAAGCTTATCTGCAATCACAAGTGAATGCCTTATGGCGAACCGTGCCGAAAAAGGCCGTAGAGCAAGAGAAGCAGCGCCGCTTCCCGAGTGAACCACAAGAAAACATTCTCTATTTCATTGAGAAACACGCCCCTTTGCTGGAGCCTTGGCAACGTGAAATCGTGCGTATTGTGCGTAAAGTCAGTCAGTATTTTTATCCACAAAAACAGACGCAAGTCATGAACGAAGGATGGGCGACGTTTTGGCACTACACCATACTCAATCATCTTTATGATGAAGGCTTACTCAGCGACAAGTTCATGCTGGAGTTTTTGCACAGTCACACCAGCGTTGTGGCACAGCCGCCCTACAACAGCCGTTATTTCAGTGGCATTAACCCTTATGCACTCGGTTTTGCCATGTTCCGTGATATTAAGCGGATCTGCGAAGAGCCGACCGAGGAAGATAAAGAGTGGTTCCCAGAGTTGGCCGGCGCAAACTGGTTAGATGCGCTTCATTTTGCGATGCGCAACTTTAAAGATGAGAGCTTTATCAGCCAATATCTGTCACCTAAGCTGATCCGCGACTTTAAGTTCTTTGCGATCTGCGATGATGATAGAAAAAATCACATTGAAATCAGTGCTATTCACGATGATCTCGGATATCAACAAATCCGCGAGAAACTCGCGGCGCAATACAATCTCAGTAATCTTGAACCCAACATTCAAGTGTATAGCGTTGATGTTCGAGGCGACCGTTCGTTAACCTTGCAGTATGTACCACACGATCGTATTCCGTTAGATCCAAGCTACGAGGAGGTGCTGAAACACTTGCACCGTCTATGGGGTTTTGAAGTCAAACTGGAGGAGGTCAAAGACACAGGAAGAAGAGAGATCCTCGCAACCTGCCCCAAAAAGAACGACTCGGAAAGTCGAATCTAA